GCGACGGGCATCTCGCTCGAACGGCTGGACCCCGAGGGACCGAGCAGCAGCGCGGGGAACTGGACGAGCAGTCTCGACCCGGCGGGCGGCACGCCGGGCCGGCAGAACAGCGTCTTCCTTCTCCCCGGCGAGGCCCCGCCCGCGCCCGGCCTCACGATCTCGCCGTCGCCGTTCGACGCGTCCGTCGGTACGCAGATCAGCTACACGCTCGAAGCCGACGCCGCGCTCGTCCGCGTCCGCATCTTCGACGCCGCGGGCCGGCTCGTCCGCACGCTCGAAGACGCCGCGCTCGGCGGCGCGACGCAGACCGGCACGCTCACGTGGCAGGGCCGCAGCGACGACGGGCAGCCCCTCCGCATCGGCATCTACATCGTGTTCCTCGAAGCGCTCGACCTGAACGGCGGGAGAACGGAGGCGTACAAGGAAGTGGTCGTGCTGGCCCGTAACCTCTGACATTCGCCGGCTGACTGCATCGTCGATCGCGTGATTGCGATGCCCTCCAGGGACCAATCGCACAATCCCCCGATCACCCAATTTTAGAGGAACTGCCCCCGCGTGCTCCTGTTGTATGCCGTGCACTGAACTAGAGCGCTGGCGGTCCAGCCTTCCCGTACGACCTATGAACACGAACGTCTCCCCCGCCCCCCCGTCCGAGTCCACGCCGAGCCCGGTCCGCCGTCCGTCCCCGGTTAAGTTGACCGACCGCGCCGTGACTGAAGTCGGCCGGATCATCGCCAACAAGCAGATCCCCGAGGGCTACGGCCTCCGCGTCGGCGTGAAAGGCGGCGGGTGTTCGGGCATGAGCTACGTGCTCGGCTTCGACAAGCAGCGCGAACATGACCTCGAGTTCGACCTCGACGGCATCGTGGTCTACATGGACAAGCGCCACGGGCTCTACCTCATGGGCACGGTCGTCGACTACCACGATGGCCTCGACGCGCGGGGCTTCGTCTTTGAGAACCCCAACGCCACGCAGACGTGTGGCTGCGGGTCCAGCTTCAGCGCCTGATCGCCCAGCGCGATCTCGTTCAGGCAATGTGTGTACGTTTCACCCGGCGTGAGCACCATTCGCGCCACGTGGACGACGGTTCGCTTTGGTTGCGAACTCCGTGCATATCAAGCCCGATCCGCAGTACGTTATAGAACGGAGCCCCCGACCGGGGCCGCACCGACTCGGCCCGCTCTTTGCGAGCCATCGTAACCCCGGCCGACTCACGATATATGCAGCCGGTAGGCGTCGCTCGATCCACCGACACGGCCCTGCCCCGACCACCCCATACATGGAAGGTAACTTTTCGAACCGCGTCCGCGACGTGATCTCCTACAGCCGAGAGGAAGCCATCCGGCTAGGGCACGATTACATCGGGACCGAGCACCTCCTGCTCGGCGTCATCCGCGAAGGCGAGGGGATTGCGGTAAAGATCCTCCGCAACCTCGGGGCCGACCTCCTCAAGCTCAAGAAAGCCATCGAGGACACCGTCCGCTCGACGGGCGGGACCCTCACTGTCGGCAACATCCCGCTGACGAAGCAAGCCGAGAAGGTGCTCAAGATCACCTACCTCGAAGCCAAGCTGTACAAGAGTGACGTGATCGGGACGGAGCACCTCCTGCTCTCGCTGCTGCGCGACGACGAGAACATCGCCGCGCAGATTCTCCAGCAGGGGTTCTCGATTACGTACGACGCCGTCCGCGCCGAACTCGATTCGATTATCTCCGGCAAAAGCTCGTCCCGCTCGGGTGGCTCCTCGAGCCGCGGGTCCTCCGCCGGATCAGGCAGAGAGCGAAGCAAAATGGAAAAGAGCAAGACACCCGTCCTCGACAACTTCGGCCGCGACCTCACCAAGCTCGCCGAAGAAGACAAGCTCGACCCCATCGTCGGGCGCGCCCGCGAGATCGAGCGCGTGGCTCAGGTCCTGAGCCGCCGTAAGAAGAACAACCCCGTGCTCATCGGCGAGCCCGGCGTGGGCAAGACCGCGATCGCCGAGGGCCTCGCCCTCCGCATCACGCAGCGGAAGGTCAGCCGCGTGCTCTACGACAAGCGCATCGTCACGCTCGACCTCGCCGCCCTCGTCGCGGGCACGAAGTACCGCGGGCAGTTCGAGGAGCGGATGAAGGCCGTGATGAACGAGCTCGAGAAGAGCCCCGACGTCATCCTCTTCATCGACGAGCTCCACACGCTCGTCGGTGCCGGCGGTGCTTCGGGCTCGCTCGACGCGTCGAACATGTTCAAGCCTGCCCTCGCGCGCGGCGAGATCCAGTGCATCGGCGCGACGACGCTCGACGAGTACCGCCAGTACATCGAGAAGGACGGTGCGCTCGACCGTCGCTTCCAGAAGATCCTCGTCGAGCCCGCCACGCCGGACGAAGCCCTCGAGATCCTCAAGAACATCAAGGATCGCTACGAGGACCACCACAACGTGCACTTCGACGAGGAGAGCCTCGTGCTCGCCGTGAAGCTCGCCGAGCGCTACATCACCGACCGACACCTCCCCGACAAAGCCATCGACGTGATGGACGAAGCGGGCGCGCGCGTCCACCTCTCCAACATCAAGGTTCCGAAGGAGATCGTGACGCTCGAAGAGCAGATTGAGGAGGTCAAGGAGGAGAAGAACCAGGTCGTCAAGAGCCAGAAGTTCGAGGAGGCCGCCCGCCTCCGCGACAAGGAGAAGAAGCTCCAGGAAGAGCTCGAGAACGCGAAAGAAGAGTGGGAGCGCCAGGCCGAGACCGAGATCCACGACGTGACGGACGTCGACATCGCGCAGGTCGTGGCGATGATGACCGGCATCCCCGTTGACAAGATCTCGTCGCCGGAGGGCCAGAAGCTCATGAAGATGGGCGAGGCGCTGATGGGCACGGTCGTCGGGCAGGACGAGGCGATCGAGAAGCTCGCCCGCGCCATCCGCCGGACGCGCGCCGGGCTCAAAGATCCCAAGCGGCCGATCGGCTCGTTCATTTTCCTCGGCCCGACGGGCGTCGGCAAGACCGAGCTCGCTAAGCGGCTGACCGAGTTCCTCTTCGACAGCCAGGACGCGCTCATCCGCATCGACATGTCGGAGTACATGGAGAAGTTCTCCGTGTCGCGCCTCGTCGGCGCGCCTCCCGGCTACGTCGGCTACGAGGAGGGCGGCCAGCTCACCGAGAAGGTCCGCCGCAAGCCGTACTCCGTCGTCCTCCTCGACGAGATCGAGAAGGCGCACCCCGACGTGTTCAACATCCTGCTCCAGGTGCTCGACGACGGGATCCTCACCGACGGCCTCGGCCGCCGCGTGGACTTCCGCAACACGATCATCATCATGACCTCGAACATCGGGGCGCGGGACATCAAGAACCTCGGCAAGGGCATCGGCTTCAGCCAGACGAGCGACACGTTCGACTACGCGAAGATGAAGTCGATGGTGGAGGACGCCCTCAAGCGCGTCTTCAACCCCGAGTTCCTCAACCGGATCGACGACGTGATCGTCTTCCACCCGCTCGAGAAGAAGCACATCTTCGAGATCATCGACATCATGCAGAAGGACCTCTTCAAGCGTGTCGAAGACCTCGGGATCCACATCGAGATGGACAAGACGGCGAAGGAGTTCCTCGTCGAGAAGGGGTACGACCCGCAGTTTGGGGCGCGTCCGCTTCGCCGCGCGATCCAGAAGTACGTCGAGGACCCGATGGCCGAGTCGATTCTCTCCGACGACCTCGGCGAAGGCGACACCATCTCGGTCTCGCACAAAGCCGACACCGAAGAGATGGCCTTTAAGACCAAGAAGGGCAAGAAGAAGACGAAGGCGAAGAAGTCCGACGCCCCGTCCGAGCCCGAGGAGGAGGAGACGACCTCCGAAGAGCAGGAGTAACCGGCCTCGCCTCCGGTTCCTCCGAAATGCCGCGCCTCGTTGCCTCTCAGCAGCGGGGCGCGGCTACGTTCTGGCCGCTCCCGATGTACGCCGAGCAGGATCAGTCGCGCCGGAGGTAGAGGTACTCGGGCCGGGAGGGGTAGCCCGTTGTGGGCAGGAAGACGCGCGGGCGGTCGAACACGGGGCCAGCGAGGCGGTAGTGCGCGTCGAAGTCGTCGGGCGTCCCCCACCACGGTTCGTCGAGCACGATCGCGCCGTAGCGGCGGTCGCGGATTGCCCGTTGGATCAGGGCCTCGATCCGGTCGCGGTCGCCGGGCGCGCCGCGCCACACGTCGAAGAGCGCCATCTCCTGTGCGTGCGGCGGTTTCCCGACGCGCTCGGCGAGGTAGGGATGCGAGAGGACGAGGACCTCGCCCGGCACGTCCCGCAAAATCTCTACGAGCCGGTCCCCCGCTGCCCGGTCCTCGGCCGTAGGGACGAGCCGCATCGGGTTGTAGAGGAGCGCTCCGAACTGCACGAGCACGGCGACCATCAACACGGCCGTCGCCCGGTGTCCCTGCTGCTCTGCCCACCGTTGCATCGCGTCAACACCGAGGGCGAAGCCGAGGGCCAGCCCGGCGTACGCAGGCATCAGCGCGTTGAGGTACGAGCCCGTGTGAATCCGCGAGACGAAGCTCGCGCCGATGAGTCCGACGAGGACGAGCGCGTAGAAGAGCGCCTGCTCGCGCCGCGCGCCGACGAGGAAGACGCCCGTCGCGAGCACCGCCCAGCCGAGGGGCCGCAGCAGTCCGCTGCTCCAGAACGAGAGGACGGCCGACGGAATAAGAGCGTGGTGACCCGGCAGCGTGAACACGTAATACGTGAACCACCCGCCCGATACGACGTGCAGCGCGAGCGCTCCTCCGCCCGCTACCAGCGCGAATGCGAGCGGGGCCGCGAGACGCGCGGCCCCACGCTGCGCGAACACCGTCCAGGCCACCACCGGCAACGCGACGATCAGCCCCGGCTGCTTCGTCAGAAACGCGAGGCCGAGGAGCCCGCCAGCCGTCGCCAAGCCGACCACGCCCCGGCTCCACCGTGCCACGTAGATGCCCCCGAGCAGGCAGAGCATGAACAGCGCATCCACCCGCGCCAGGTCCATCCACACCCCGGACGCCTCGAAGGTGGCAGCGTAGAGCCCGGCCGCCAGCAACCCCGCCCGCCACGAGGCGGCCTCGCGCCGAGCAAGGAGGAACAGGAGCGCGCAGCACCCCAGCGTGCTGAGCACCGAGACGAGGCGCAGCGGGAAGAACCCCTCGCCGAGCAGCGCGGACGCTCCGGCCGCCACCCAGAAATAGAGCGGGGTGTAGATGAACGGGACGAAGTCGAGCGACGGCGAGACGTAGAGCGGGGAGCCCGCCAGCACGCGGCCGACATGACCGAGCGCGCCCCCTTCCATCCACTCCAGCTCGTACGGATACGGCATCCGGAGAGCCGCGACCACGACGAACAGGAGGAGGAAAAAGGTCGGCGCTGCGATCAGCGCTGCACCACGGAGGGCTTTCACGGAGGGATGCGCAAGTCGATCAAACGGACGGGGCCGAATCTAACCACCGCGCCCTAAACGCATCGCCCAAAGCCCAGCCGACTCACCGGGCCGTCTCAGTTGTCATCCTCTCCGTCTTCGTCCTCGTCGTCGCTGTACGTCGCCGAATAGCTCGGCGCGTCGCTGGCCGGAAAGCTCTCGAAAGAAGCCTCGTCCACTTTGTTCTCTTCGTCGATGGTCTCTTCGGGATCGTCTTGGCGGGGCGGATTGTCAGGCATCGCAGTAAGGGGTTGGATTGATAAAGGGGAAGCTAATCACCAGAGCGGCCGAGTTCGAGCGTCGGCACCGATGGCGTGGGTGAGGCGGTTGGGGAGCTCGCGGACGGTCCGCCGCAGCACGAACGCCATGAGCACGCCCGCGAAAAATCCGCCGATGTGCGCGCCGTACGCGACGCCGCCCGTCTGCTCCGCCGCCGCGATCGCGCCGGCTCCGTTGACGAACTGGAACACGATCCACAGCCCGATCGCCACGATCGCAGGGACCGAAACGACGGTGAACAGGAACACGGCGTGGACTCGGTTGCGCGGGAACAGCACGAGGTACGCGCCGAGCACGCCCGAGATCGCCCCGCTCGCACCGAGGCTCGGAATGACCGAGCCCGGGTCTAGCGCGATCTGCGCCGCGCTCGCGACGAGCCCGCTCACGAGGTAGAACGCCAAGAAGATGCCGTGCCCGAAGCGGTGCTCGACGTTGTCCCCGAAGATCCAGAGGTAGAGCAGGTTGCCGAAGAGGTGCGCGAAGCCGCCGTGCATGAACATGCTCGACAGCAGCGTGAGGTGCACCGGCACGGGGCCGGGCCGCTGCGGGATCTGGCTGAGATCGGACGGACTGAGATCGACCGGCGCGCTGTTGACGAGGTCCTGCCCCGTCGTGATCTCGAAGGGGACCGTGCTGTAGGCGTAGATCAGCTCCGGATCCAGAAGTTGGAGCACGAACACGCCGACGTTCGCCAGCAGCAGCGCCCCCGTGACGAAGGCGGGGCCGGAGAGCGAGCGGTCGTCGTCGCCTATGGGGAACAGCATGGCGGAGGGGCTGCGAGGGGGAAAGATCGGTGGCAGCGGCAGCCGCCGCCCGCACTATTGGGTTAGACCCGCGGCTCGCCCGCGTCCTCGTCGTCCCCAGCCTCGGGCTGCACGATCACGTTGTCCTCATCGATCTGGCGTTCGAGCGTGACCTGCATCCGCATGAAGTGCTCGGAGTTGCTGCCGGGACCCGCTCCCCCACCCGAGATCGGGATCTTCTGGATGACCTGCCAGCCGTTGCCGACCTGCGCCTGGATCTGTTTGATCTGGGCGGGCTCGTCCTGCTCGGTGTTCACCGAAACGATCACGGTAGTCTGTTCTTTTTGCATAGGTCTGAAGGGATGAGGGGCGAGAAGAAGTGGTCTGCGGTGGGGAGAGGATTCTGCGGTGGGGACAGATGCTGTCCATACGCCGCGTCCGGTCAGACGTTTCTGCGGATCGAACGCGAAACGATCTACCCCCCGTCCACCGAGCGCGCGCCGTCGCCAATTAGCCCGCGCTGCATCGCCCAGAACACCGCCGCGATGTGGGTGCCGTGCACGATCTCGCCCCGCTCCACGAGCCCCGCCAGATCACCGGCGTCGACGAGCCGGACGCGGAGGTCCTCCGTCTCGTCGAGTTGGGGTGCGCCGACGCGCCGCGCGCCGCGCGCGACGAAGAGGTGCCCGTAGTTCGTGTGGCGCGACGGCTCCACCGCGCATCGCCCGAGCGCCGTCCACTCGTTGGCCACGTAGCCCGTCTCTTCGAGCAACTCACGCCGAGCCGCTTCGAGGGGCGGCTCCCCCGCGTGGACGACCCCGGCGGCGAACTCCAGCCCCACGCGGTCCACGGCGTAGCGGTACTGCTCCACGAGCACGGCCTGCCCGTCCTCCGTCAGCGCGACGGCGAGCGCCCAGTCCGGATATTCCGCGACGTGGAACTCCTCCATTTCGACCCCGCTCGGGAGGCGGACGTGGTCGGCGCGGAGCGTGATCCACCACCGCTCCAACAGCTTTGCTGAGGAGAGCGTCGTCCAGCGTCGGCCCTCATTCGAGAGAGACGGAGTATCGTTCGGCATAGTCAGGGGCGGAGGGTGAGAGCGCGGGCGAAGGCCCGAAGTTACGCCGTCGCGCGCGAGGCTTTGGGTTCGGGCTGCCTGGTGGTATCATCCCCGCTCCTCCACCTGCTTCGAACGGTTATGCTCATTCTCCGCTCCGCCCTCCTCCTCCTCGCCTGCGCCGCGACCGCCGCCGCGCAACCCTTCGTCATCGACGACGCGGTGAGCGGCGGCGGGCTGAGCGCCGACGGCGGCGACGGCATCGCCCTCGCGGCCGACGGCAGCCGCTACGTCGTCGGCACGTTCGAGGGAACCGCGACGTTCGGTGACGTGAGCGTCACGAGCGCGGGCGACAGCGACATCTTCCTCGTCAAGTACGACGACGACCTCGATGCCGTGTGGGCCCGCCGCGCCGGCACCGGCGTGTTCAACGACTTCGGCGGTGCCGTGGCCGTAGCCCCCGACGGCAGTGTCTATGCGACGGGCTTCTTCACCGGCATCGCCACCTTCGATGGCGGCGACAACCCGGACGGCGAGCTGACCACGTTCAGCGACTTCGACGCCTTCCTCGCCAAGTACACCCCCGACGGCGACCTCGCTTGGGTCCGGCAGGCGGGAGGCATCGGCCAAGACACGGGCCGCGACGTGGCGGTTGATGCCGAGGGCAACGTCTACCTCGTCGGCGGCTTCGACGGGACGGCCACGTTCGGCGACGTGATGCTCACGAGCGCCGGGTCGAGCGACGCCTTCCTCGCCAAGTACGACTCGGACGGCGAGGTCGTGTGGGCGCGGCGCAGCGGCTCCGACCAAGGCGACCTCGCCTACGGCGTCGCCGTCACCGACGACGGGCGGGCGCACGTCTCCGGCTCGTTCCGCGGCGTCGCTCTCTTCGGCGACCTCCCGATCCAGAGTGCCGGCGCGACCGACGTGTTCGTCGTGCAATACGACACCGACGGCGAACCTGTGTGGGTCGAGGGCGTCGGCGCGGACGGCTCCGAGTTCACGCGCGGCGGCGGCATCGGGCTCGGCCCCGACGGCAGCGTCTACGTGCAGGGCTCGTTCTCGAACACGATCCTCATCGCCTCCGACGTGCTCGAAAGCCAGGGCTTCACCGACATCTTCGTCGCCAAACTCACGCCCGAGGGGAATGAGGTCTGGGGACGGCGCGGCGGTGGCGACGGGACCAACTTCTCCGCCGCCCTCGCCGTAGACGCGAGCGGCAACGCCCTCGCCACGGGCTACGTCGACGGCGCTGGCACCTTCGCCGGCGAACCGGTCACGACGCAGGGCCGCGACGGCTACCTCGCCGTGTTCGACAGCGAGGGCGGCCTCGTCACCGTCGAACTCCTCGGCGGGACCGGGCAGGACACCGGCACCGGCGTCGCTGTCAACGCCGACCGGTTCGCCGCAACCGGCTCGTTCCGAGGCACAGCCAGTTTCGGCGACCTCGACCTCACAAGTGCCGGCAGCAGCGACGTGTTCGTGATCGGCGGCCCCGGCCAAGTCGCGGCCTCCTCCACCCTCTTCGTCGACGCCGACGCGACGGGGTCTGAGACAGGCCTCTCCTGGGCCGATGCCTTCACCGACCTGCAGGATGCCCTCGCCCTCGCCGCCGCCATCGACTTTGACACACTCGCCATCTGGGTCGCCGAGGGCGTTTACTACCCCACGGACGATAGCGACCGGACGGTGAGCTTCGAGCTACAGACTGGCCTCGCCCTGTATGGCGGGTTCGACGGCACCGAGGCTGAACTCGATCAGCGGAACTGGGCGACGAGTGAAACAGTGCTCAGCGGTGACATTGGCGCATCCGGAGAGGGCTCGGACAACAGCTTCAGCGTCGTCCGAGCCGACAGTTTAGCGGGGGCTGCCATCCTCGACGGGTTCACCGTCGCCTCCGGGCACGCATCAGGCGTGGGGGAATTATCCTCGGGCGGTGGCCTTAGATGCACTGCCTCGGTCCTTTCTGTCCGTAACACGTTCTTCCGTGACCACACAGCCGCCAGCGGCGCCGGCGCCCACCTCGAGGGTTGCTCAGGCCTCATCTTTAACGTCACCTTCGAGGATAACCTATCTACGTTTCTAGGGACGGATGACTCGATAGGTGGTGGTGGGCTCGTGCTAAAGGACAGTTCTCCGCTGATCGTAAACTCCCGCTTCATCCGTAATCGCTGTGCTTCGGTCAACTTCGCCGCGGGCGGAGGCGTGCTAATCACAGGCAGTTCCCCGATCTTCGTCAACGCCGAGTTCTATGGAAACATCGCTGACGGCGCCGACTCGTGCGATGGTGGCGCTATGCTATCTCGTGATAGCTATATCGAGCTAATCAACGCCGCGTTCGTGGGGAATCAGTGCGAAGATGGGTTCCTGTCTAATCGTTATAGCGATCTCCTCATCGTCAATGTGGGGGCGACGCGAAACCAGTCAGGGATCGTCAACAGCGACGGGTTCGAAGAGACTTTGATGGTCCGAGTTCGCAATTCGGTCTTGTGGGACAACGGGGGGGCCGAAATCAACGAGCCCTTCAAAGTAAACGTTGTCCTCTCACACTCAGTCGTTCAAGGGGGCTTCGATGGGCCATTCGTTCTCAACACCGATCCGCTCTTCGCTGCAACCCCATCGTCCGGTCCCGACTCCGAGTGGGGCACTGAGGACGACAATTATGGCAACCTCCGCCTCCAAGAAGGCTCTCCGGCCGTCGGTTTCGGCCGGCAGCTATTCCTCCCGCCCGACACCTTCGACCTCGACGGCGACGGCGACACCGAGGAGCGGTTGCCCATCGACCTCGACGGCGGACCGCGCGTGCTCGGTAATGAGATAGACCTCGGCGCGTACGAGAGCCCCTTCACTGTAGCCCTCGAACCCGGCATTGGCGTGCCTGCGGAAAACGCGCTGGGCGCTGCCTACCCCAACCCGTTCCGCGATCTGACTACGCTCGCGCTCGACATCACAGCGGCGCAGGACGTGACGGTGGAGGTGTTCGACGTGCTCGGGCGCCGCGTGGCGACGGTGCACGATGGGCCGCTTCCGGTCGGCGCACACCGCGTCGTTGTCGAAGCGCGGGGGCTTCCGGCGGGGGCGTACGTCGTCCGCGCCGAGGGCGAGACGTTCAGCCAATCGCAGCGCGTGACGGTCGTGCGCTAACCGCCCGATCAGTCGCGGCGGAACTGCATGCGCTGGTGGAGGCGGACGCGGCCGGAGGGCTCGCCGTCGATGCGGACCTCCTGCCAGCCGTGGAGGTCAGCGTCGTCACCGACGGTCACGGCGGCATCGTCGTCGAGGTCGGCGGCGCGGCGGACGGCTTCCTCGGGCGTGCGGCCACGGACCCGGCCTCCGTACGCCGCCGGTCCCACGTGGTCGAGTTCGTACTGTGGCATGGTATCGAGTAAGTTCACTGCGAAGGGACAGACAAGATACCCTGCGCGGAAGCGCTACCGGAACGGACGACGCCGCTCGCACGTCCAATTACAGCGTATCCACGGTGCCTTAACCGCCCCGTCCCGCGCCGCCCTCGTCCGCTTCCCCCGCATTCCTTTTTCGTTTACGTAGTTACCCACGCCCCATGGCTGATTCCTCGCAGACCCTCCACACCCAGGGCGACGGCTCGTCCCTCGCCGCCGTCGCTACCGAGCCCAACGCCCAGCAGACCGACGCGACGACGGCGAAGGCCGCCGGGCTGCGCGGCGCGCCCGACCACGTCGCCGACGACTTCCTCCCGATCAACGGGACCGACTACGTCGAGTTCTACGTCGGGAACGCGAAGCAGGCGGCGTACTACTACGCCGCGGCGTTCGGCTTCGAGATCGTCGCCTACCGGGGGCCGGAGACGGGCCACCGCGAGGCCGCGAGCTATCTCCTCAAGCAGGACAAGATCCGGTTCGTCTTCACGACGGCGCTCCACTCCGGCCACCCGATTGCCCACCACGTCGCCAAGCACGGCGACGGCGTGAAGGACATCGCGCTGTGGGTGGACGACGCCACGAAATCGTTCGAGGAAGTCACCAAGCGCGGGGCCGTCGCGGTGCGCGAGCCCGAAGTGCTCGAAGACGAGCACGGCCGCGTCGTCGTCTCCGCGATGGGGACGTACGGGGACACGATCCACACGTTCGTCGAGCGGAAGGACTACGACGGCCTCTTCATGCCCGGCTTCGAGGCGTGGGAGAACGACGACTGGAAGCCGGAAGGCGTCGGGCTCAAATACGTCGACCACTGCGTCGGGAACGTCCACCTCGGCGACATGAACCGCTTCGTCGAGTACTACTCCGAGACGATGGGCTTCCGCAACATCATCGCCTTTACCGACTCCGACATCCAGACGGAGTACTCGTCGCTGATGTCGAAGGTGATGTCGAACGGGAACGAGCGGATCAAATTCCCGATCAACGAGCCCGCCAAGGGCAAGCGCAAGAGCCAGATCGACGAGTACCTCGACTTCTACGACGGCGCCGGCGTGCAGCACGTCGCGATGGCGACCGACGACATCCTCGATACGGTCTCGAAGCTCCGCAGCCGCGGCGTTCAGTTCCTCACCGTCCCGACGACGTACTACGACCAACTGCAAGGCCGAGTCGGCACGATCGACGAGCCCGTCGACGAGCTCGCCAAGCTCGGCATCCTCGTCGACCGCGACCCTGATGGCTACCTCCTGCAGATCTTTACGAAGCCCGTCGAGGACCGCCCGACCGTCTTCTACGAGATCATCCAGCGCAAGGGCGCGCGC
Above is a genomic segment from Rhodothermales bacterium containing:
- a CDS encoding T9SS type A sorting domain-containing protein; translated protein: MLILRSALLLLACAATAAAQPFVIDDAVSGGGLSADGGDGIALAADGSRYVVGTFEGTATFGDVSVTSAGDSDIFLVKYDDDLDAVWARRAGTGVFNDFGGAVAVAPDGSVYATGFFTGIATFDGGDNPDGELTTFSDFDAFLAKYTPDGDLAWVRQAGGIGQDTGRDVAVDAEGNVYLVGGFDGTATFGDVMLTSAGSSDAFLAKYDSDGEVVWARRSGSDQGDLAYGVAVTDDGRAHVSGSFRGVALFGDLPIQSAGATDVFVVQYDTDGEPVWVEGVGADGSEFTRGGGIGLGPDGSVYVQGSFSNTILIASDVLESQGFTDIFVAKLTPEGNEVWGRRGGGDGTNFSAALAVDASGNALATGYVDGAGTFAGEPVTTQGRDGYLAVFDSEGGLVTVELLGGTGQDTGTGVAVNADRFAATGSFRGTASFGDLDLTSAGSSDVFVIGGPGQVAASSTLFVDADATGSETGLSWADAFTDLQDALALAAAIDFDTLAIWVAEGVYYPTDDSDRTVSFELQTGLALYGGFDGTEAELDQRNWATSETVLSGDIGASGEGSDNSFSVVRADSLAGAAILDGFTVASGHASGVGELSSGGGLRCTASVLSVRNTFFRDHTAASGAGAHLEGCSGLIFNVTFEDNLSTFLGTDDSIGGGGLVLKDSSPLIVNSRFIRNRCASVNFAAGGGVLITGSSPIFVNAEFYGNIADGADSCDGGAMLSRDSYIELINAAFVGNQCEDGFLSNRYSDLLIVNVGATRNQSGIVNSDGFEETLMVRVRNSVLWDNGGAEINEPFKVNVVLSHSVVQGGFDGPFVLNTDPLFAATPSSGPDSEWGTEDDNYGNLRLQEGSPAVGFGRQLFLPPDTFDLDGDGDTEERLPIDLDGGPRVLGNEIDLGAYESPFTVALEPGIGVPAENALGAAYPNPFRDLTTLALDITAAQDVTVEVFDVLGRRVATVHDGPLPVGAHRVVVEARGLPAGAYVVRAEGETFSQSQRVTVVR
- the hppD gene encoding 4-hydroxyphenylpyruvate dioxygenase, whose protein sequence is MADSSQTLHTQGDGSSLAAVATEPNAQQTDATTAKAAGLRGAPDHVADDFLPINGTDYVEFYVGNAKQAAYYYAAAFGFEIVAYRGPETGHREAASYLLKQDKIRFVFTTALHSGHPIAHHVAKHGDGVKDIALWVDDATKSFEEVTKRGAVAVREPEVLEDEHGRVVVSAMGTYGDTIHTFVERKDYDGLFMPGFEAWENDDWKPEGVGLKYVDHCVGNVHLGDMNRFVEYYSETMGFRNIIAFTDSDIQTEYSSLMSKVMSNGNERIKFPINEPAKGKRKSQIDEYLDFYDGAGVQHVAMATDDILDTVSKLRSRGVQFLTVPTTYYDQLQGRVGTIDEPVDELAKLGILVDRDPDGYLLQIFTKPVEDRPTVFYEIIQRKGARTFGEGNFKALFEAIEREQERRGNL
- a CDS encoding NUDIX hydrolase — encoded protein: MPNDTPSLSNEGRRWTTLSSAKLLERWWITLRADHVRLPSGVEMEEFHVAEYPDWALAVALTEDGQAVLVEQYRYAVDRVGLEFAAGVVHAGEPPLEAARRELLEETGYVANEWTALGRCAVEPSRHTNYGHLFVARGARRVGAPQLDETEDLRVRLVDAGDLAGLVERGEIVHGTHIAAVFWAMQRGLIGDGARSVDGG
- a CDS encoding iron-sulfur cluster assembly accessory protein, coding for MNTNVSPAPPSESTPSPVRRPSPVKLTDRAVTEVGRIIANKQIPEGYGLRVGVKGGGCSGMSYVLGFDKQREHDLEFDLDGIVVYMDKRHGLYLMGTVVDYHDGLDARGFVFENPNATQTCGCGSSFSA
- a CDS encoding glycosyltransferase family 39 protein, whose amino-acid sequence is MKALRGAALIAAPTFFLLLFVVVAALRMPYPYELEWMEGGALGHVGRVLAGSPLYVSPSLDFVPFIYTPLYFWVAAGASALLGEGFFPLRLVSVLSTLGCCALLFLLARREAASWRAGLLAAGLYAATFEASGVWMDLARVDALFMLCLLGGIYVARWSRGVVGLATAGGLLGLAFLTKQPGLIVALPVVAWTVFAQRGAARLAAPLAFALVAGGGALALHVVSGGWFTYYVFTLPGHHALIPSAVLSFWSSGLLRPLGWAVLATGVFLVGARREQALFYALVLVGLIGASFVSRIHTGSYLNALMPAYAGLALGFALGVDAMQRWAEQQGHRATAVLMVAVLVQFGALLYNPMRLVPTAEDRAAGDRLVEILRDVPGEVLVLSHPYLAERVGKPPHAQEMALFDVWRGAPGDRDRIEALIQRAIRDRRYGAIVLDEPWWGTPDDFDAHYRLAGPVFDRPRVFLPTTGYPSRPEYLYLRRD
- a CDS encoding rhomboid family intramembrane serine protease, with the translated sequence MLFPIGDDDRSLSGPAFVTGALLLANVGVFVLQLLDPELIYAYSTVPFEITTGQDLVNSAPVDLSPSDLSQIPQRPGPVPVHLTLLSSMFMHGGFAHLFGNLLYLWIFGDNVEHRFGHGIFLAFYLVSGLVASAAQIALDPGSVIPSLGASGAISGVLGAYLVLFPRNRVHAVFLFTVVSVPAIVAIGLWIVFQFVNGAGAIAAAEQTGGVAYGAHIGGFFAGVLMAFVLRRTVRELPNRLTHAIGADARTRPLW
- a CDS encoding ATP-dependent Clp protease ATP-binding subunit yields the protein MEGNFSNRVRDVISYSREEAIRLGHDYIGTEHLLLGVIREGEGIAVKILRNLGADLLKLKKAIEDTVRSTGGTLTVGNIPLTKQAEKVLKITYLEAKLYKSDVIGTEHLLLSLLRDDENIAAQILQQGFSITYDAVRAELDSIISGKSSSRSGGSSSRGSSAGSGRERSKMEKSKTPVLDNFGRDLTKLAEEDKLDPIVGRAREIERVAQVLSRRKKNNPVLIGEPGVGKTAIAEGLALRITQRKVSRVLYDKRIVTLDLAALVAGTKYRGQFEERMKAVMNELEKSPDVILFIDELHTLVGAGGASGSLDASNMFKPALARGEIQCIGATTLDEYRQYIEKDGALDRRFQKILVEPATPDEALEILKNIKDRYEDHHNVHFDEESLVLAVKLAERYITDRHLPDKAIDVMDEAGARVHLSNIKVPKEIVTLEEQIEEVKEEKNQVVKSQKFEEAARLRDKEKKLQEELENAKEEWERQAETEIHDVTDVDIAQVVAMMTGIPVDKISSPEGQKLMKMGEALMGTVVGQDEAIEKLARAIRRTRAGLKDPKRPIGSFIFLGPTGVGKTELAKRLTEFLFDSQDALIRIDMSEYMEKFSVSRLVGAPPGYVGYEEGGQLTEKVRRKPYSVVLLDEIEKAHPDVFNILLQVLDDGILTDGLGRRVDFRNTIIIMTSNIGARDIKNLGKGIGFSQTSDTFDYAKMKSMVEDALKRVFNPEFLNRIDDVIVFHPLEKKHIFEIIDIMQKDLFKRVEDLGIHIEMDKTAKEFLVEKGYDPQFGARPLRRAIQKYVEDPMAESILSDDLGEGDTISVSHKADTEEMAFKTKKGKKKTKAKKSDAPSEPEEEETTSEEQE